In a genomic window of Polycladomyces abyssicola:
- the efp gene encoding elongation factor P: MISVNDFRTGLTIELDGDVWQVLEFQHVKPGKGAAFVRSKLRNLRNGNIQERTFRAGEKVPRAHVETRQMQYLYESGGEYTFMDNETYEQISLPAERLEREIKFLKENMNVNIMIYQGETIGVQLPNTVELEVVDTEPGIKGDTATGGSKSATLETGLVVQVPLFVNVGDRLIIDTRSGEYVSRA; encoded by the coding sequence ATGATTTCGGTGAACGATTTTCGTACGGGATTGACAATCGAGCTGGACGGTGACGTGTGGCAAGTACTGGAGTTTCAACACGTCAAACCGGGGAAAGGGGCGGCGTTCGTCCGTTCCAAACTGCGCAACCTGCGCAACGGTAACATTCAGGAGCGGACATTCCGTGCCGGGGAAAAAGTGCCGCGTGCACACGTGGAAACCCGCCAAATGCAATACCTGTACGAAAGCGGCGGTGAGTACACGTTTATGGACAATGAAACCTACGAGCAGATCAGCCTGCCGGCCGAACGCTTGGAGCGGGAGATCAAATTCCTGAAGGAAAACATGAATGTCAACATCATGATCTACCAAGGGGAAACCATCGGCGTGCAACTGCCCAATACGGTGGAGTTGGAAGTGGTCGATACCGAACCGGGCATCAAGGGAGACACCGCGACGGGTGGAAGTAAATCGGCCACGCTGGAAACGGGCTTGGTTGTACAAGTGCCGCTGTTCGTCAACGTAGGCGACCGGCTGATCATCGACACCCGGAGCGGCGAGTACGTTTCCCGGGCATAA
- a CDS encoding extracellular solute-binding protein: protein MRWKVILSLILVTGLATGCLASSPSGESAKNGLEETVVVYSPHGKDILQDFERQFEKEHPNTDVQWLDMGSQEVLDRIRSEKGNPQADVWWGGPSVMFEQAGEEGLLEKYKPSYANALNEEFHAKDYSWTGTFKTPQVIMYNTKEISRKEAPKDWDDLLDKKWKDKIIIRYPLASGTMRTIFSSMIYRAYMESKTPKEGYDWLKKLDANTKEYAANPEMMYSKIARGEGSLTVWDMPDVVMLKETKHYPFDYVIPESGTPVLTDGIALVKGGKHPKAAKEFYEFVNSKKAAKTLAEKYYRIPTRNDIDDLPAWIKETKIKPMELDWDLLRKKEKEWMEYWDENIKSKKQAEE, encoded by the coding sequence ATGCGTTGGAAAGTGATTCTCAGTTTGATTCTGGTAACGGGGCTGGCCACAGGCTGTCTCGCTTCGTCACCGTCAGGGGAAAGCGCCAAGAACGGGCTGGAGGAGACGGTGGTCGTCTATTCTCCTCATGGAAAAGACATCTTGCAGGATTTTGAGAGGCAGTTTGAAAAGGAGCACCCCAACACCGACGTGCAGTGGCTGGATATGGGTTCCCAGGAAGTGCTGGACCGGATCCGGTCGGAAAAGGGAAATCCCCAGGCGGACGTGTGGTGGGGGGGACCGTCGGTGATGTTTGAACAGGCTGGGGAGGAGGGGTTGCTGGAAAAATACAAGCCCAGCTACGCCAACGCTCTCAACGAAGAGTTTCATGCAAAGGACTACAGCTGGACCGGGACTTTCAAGACGCCTCAGGTGATCATGTATAACACTAAAGAGATCTCCAGGAAAGAAGCACCGAAGGATTGGGACGACCTCTTGGACAAGAAGTGGAAAGACAAGATCATCATCCGCTACCCACTGGCTTCGGGGACGATGCGTACCATTTTCTCCTCTATGATCTACAGAGCCTACATGGAGTCGAAGACCCCCAAGGAAGGGTACGATTGGTTGAAGAAATTGGATGCCAACACCAAAGAATACGCCGCTAACCCGGAGATGATGTACAGCAAGATTGCCCGGGGGGAAGGGAGCCTGACGGTGTGGGATATGCCGGACGTTGTGATGCTGAAGGAGACGAAGCACTACCCATTTGATTACGTCATCCCAGAGAGCGGAACGCCGGTGCTGACCGATGGGATCGCACTGGTGAAAGGCGGGAAACACCCCAAAGCGGCCAAAGAATTTTATGAGTTCGTCAACTCCAAGAAAGCGGCCAAAACCCTCGCCGAAAAGTATTACCGCATCCCTACCCGTAACGACATCGACGACTTGCCCGCCTGGATTAAGGAAACGAAGATCAAACCAATGGAACTGGATTGGGATCTGCTTCGTAAAAAAGAGAAAGAGTGGATGGAATACTGGGACGAGAATATCAAGAGCAAAAAGCAGGCGGAAGAATAA
- a CDS encoding ABC transporter permease has product MINPATKGPTEPIASRRVISDKGFTLLLLIPVILVLVSYVLYPSLKTLAESVWMKGEFTLENYKRFFSPESLSNLEALWNSFYISLLSVLLSALIGVPLAFIFNRYDFPGRRFFATAAIMPIVLPPLVGVMSFMFLYGESGLVTRTIQDWFNMDEAPFKLSGVAGILLVHAYTMYVYFYMTVSSAIKGLNPSLEEAATNLGAGRWTVFRRVTLPLLTPALVAASLLVFMTSMASFSAPFLLAGGFRVLSLQIYFSKINGDLDMAATQSVILSVISISFLLVMRWYQGRRDYRVSEKGVSTHRREVSNPWVKWPLVIVGVTGVVFLLLPHITLAILSLVPEGSWTYQTYPTRFSLENYILLMKDPHIWKPIRNSLWMAALATAGNFLFGILTSYVLVKRKFRGKNVLDVMVMLPWSLPATVVAMNMILAFNVPTPFTFGKVLVGTFWILPLAYFIRHIPLVVRSTNAALEQLDDSLEEAARNLGARWFTTFRRVILPIILPGIMAGTLLAFVTAVGEFVSSVMLYTIDNRPISIEIMNQLRMFNLGQAAAYAMYQIILIGVVLLISNRFFGVKAENSL; this is encoded by the coding sequence ATGATTAATCCTGCTACAAAAGGGCCGACTGAGCCGATCGCATCCCGGCGCGTGATATCGGACAAGGGATTCACCCTGTTGCTACTGATTCCGGTCATCCTGGTGTTGGTCTCTTATGTGTTATATCCGAGCCTGAAGACCTTGGCTGAGAGCGTGTGGATGAAGGGGGAGTTCACCCTTGAAAACTATAAGCGCTTCTTCAGCCCGGAGAGTCTCTCCAACCTGGAAGCGCTGTGGAACAGTTTCTACATCTCCCTGTTGAGTGTCCTGTTGAGTGCCTTGATCGGCGTGCCACTTGCTTTCATCTTCAACCGCTATGATTTCCCAGGACGCCGCTTCTTCGCGACGGCAGCGATCATGCCCATCGTGCTGCCCCCTCTGGTCGGGGTGATGTCCTTTATGTTCCTCTACGGGGAGTCGGGATTGGTAACACGAACGATTCAGGACTGGTTCAACATGGACGAAGCGCCCTTCAAGCTGAGCGGGGTTGCCGGCATCCTGCTGGTCCATGCCTACACCATGTACGTCTACTTTTACATGACCGTCTCCTCGGCCATCAAGGGCTTGAATCCCTCCTTGGAAGAGGCGGCCACCAACCTCGGTGCGGGCCGGTGGACCGTTTTCCGTCGAGTGACGCTACCGCTGTTGACCCCCGCGCTGGTGGCAGCGTCCCTGTTGGTGTTCATGACGTCGATGGCCTCGTTTTCTGCTCCTTTTCTGTTGGCCGGAGGGTTCAGGGTACTTAGCCTGCAGATTTATTTCTCCAAAATCAACGGCGATCTGGACATGGCCGCTACGCAGTCGGTCATCCTGTCCGTCATCTCCATCTCATTTTTACTGGTGATGCGGTGGTATCAGGGAAGACGGGATTACCGGGTGTCGGAGAAGGGGGTTAGCACCCACCGTCGAGAAGTCAGTAATCCTTGGGTCAAGTGGCCCTTGGTCATCGTCGGGGTGACCGGAGTGGTGTTCCTGCTACTTCCCCATATCACGCTGGCGATTTTGTCCCTGGTCCCTGAAGGATCCTGGACCTATCAGACCTACCCTACGCGGTTTAGCCTGGAAAACTACATATTGCTTATGAAGGATCCCCATATTTGGAAGCCGATCCGAAACAGCCTGTGGATGGCGGCGCTGGCGACGGCGGGAAATTTTCTCTTCGGCATTTTAACCTCTTATGTGTTGGTGAAGAGGAAATTCCGCGGAAAGAACGTCTTGGACGTGATGGTGATGCTCCCCTGGTCCCTGCCAGCGACGGTAGTGGCGATGAACATGATCCTGGCATTCAATGTGCCCACCCCCTTCACCTTCGGTAAGGTTCTGGTGGGGACCTTCTGGATTTTGCCCTTGGCCTATTTCATCCGCCACATCCCCCTGGTGGTTCGTTCAACCAACGCGGCCCTGGAGCAGCTGGACGACTCCCTGGAGGAAGCCGCCCGCAACTTGGGCGCCCGTTGGTTCACCACCTTTAGAAGAGTAATTCTGCCCATCATCCTGCCGGGGATCATGGCTGGCACTCTGCTCGCCTTTGTAACCGCTGTGGGAGAATTCGTCTCCTCGGTGATGCTTTACACCATCGACAACCGTCCCATCTCCATCGAGATCATGAACCAGCTGCGCATGTTCAACTTGGGGCAGGCGGCAGCATATGCGATGTACCAGATTATCCTTATCGGGGTGGTTCTGTTGATCTCCAATCGTTTCTTCGGAGTCAAGGCGGAGAATTCTCTCTGA
- the argH gene encoding argininosuccinate lyase has product MSKREEWLKKDGATFPGNTYVECLLKPVFNYQRDNLFSAMFQVHRAHVLMLCDRGILSTEQTARILDAVERVAVCDPAVLRYDSHFEDLFFMMEARLTEELGADLAGNMHIARSRNDMGVTMYRLTLRDQLLEILDVLTDLRESLLEVAGEHLETVMPAYTHTQPAQPTTLGHYLLAVQDVLTRDTERVWAAFHTVNQSPMGAAAITTTGFDICRDSVRKYLGFEGIVENSYDAIAGADYLLEAAVAIMMLMTNMGRWIQDLLLFCTREFEAVKVADPYVQISSIMPQKRNPVSVEHSRSIASSATADAQAVFTMVHNTPFGDIVDTEDDLQPHLYRAIDKAHRVLKLMNAVVSTLEVNRERLMKRAREGYITITELADAMVREKKVSFRIAHRIAGLVVKKACQRHLKLDEVSPELIKEASREVMGSEITFTEEELKKICDPVHFIAVRKCPGGPSPGEAARMLRDRKEKLFDDRTELQRYKNRIQSAQDSMKERIRQLTATLSS; this is encoded by the coding sequence ATGAGCAAACGGGAGGAGTGGTTGAAAAAAGACGGTGCGACTTTTCCGGGAAATACCTATGTGGAGTGTCTGTTGAAACCGGTTTTCAACTATCAGAGGGATAACCTGTTTTCCGCCATGTTCCAGGTGCACCGGGCTCATGTGCTGATGCTCTGTGATCGTGGGATCTTGTCGACGGAGCAGACCGCTCGGATCCTGGATGCCGTTGAAAGGGTGGCTGTCTGCGATCCTGCTGTTCTCCGGTACGATTCTCACTTTGAGGATCTGTTTTTCATGATGGAGGCGCGTCTGACCGAGGAGTTGGGAGCGGATCTGGCGGGGAACATGCACATCGCCCGCAGCCGGAACGACATGGGGGTGACCATGTATCGCCTCACCTTGCGCGATCAACTGCTGGAAATCCTGGATGTTTTGACGGATCTTCGTGAATCTCTGTTGGAAGTAGCCGGAGAGCATCTGGAGACAGTGATGCCCGCATACACCCACACCCAGCCGGCTCAGCCCACCACTCTCGGTCATTACCTCCTTGCAGTCCAAGATGTACTGACCCGGGATACTGAGAGGGTCTGGGCCGCCTTTCATACCGTGAATCAAAGCCCTATGGGAGCCGCCGCCATCACGACGACCGGTTTCGACATCTGTCGGGATTCCGTCCGGAAATACCTGGGGTTTGAAGGCATAGTGGAAAACTCCTACGACGCCATCGCCGGAGCAGATTATCTGTTGGAAGCGGCGGTGGCGATCATGATGCTGATGACGAACATGGGCCGCTGGATACAGGATCTGCTGTTGTTCTGTACCCGGGAGTTCGAAGCGGTCAAAGTGGCCGACCCCTATGTTCAGATCAGCAGCATCATGCCGCAAAAGCGAAATCCGGTTTCCGTGGAACATTCCCGTTCCATCGCCAGCAGTGCCACTGCCGACGCACAGGCGGTCTTTACGATGGTGCACAACACGCCGTTCGGCGACATCGTGGACACCGAGGATGACCTGCAGCCTCACCTGTACAGAGCCATCGATAAAGCCCATCGAGTACTGAAACTGATGAACGCAGTGGTGAGTACTCTGGAAGTCAACCGTGAGCGTTTGATGAAACGAGCACGGGAAGGTTACATCACGATCACGGAGCTGGCCGACGCCATGGTACGGGAGAAAAAGGTTTCTTTCCGAATTGCCCACCGGATCGCCGGCCTCGTCGTGAAAAAAGCCTGTCAACGTCATTTGAAACTGGATGAGGTTTCTCCGGAGTTGATCAAAGAAGCCTCCCGTGAAGTGATGGGGAGCGAGATTACCTTCACAGAAGAAGAGCTAAAAAAGATTTGCGATCCTGTCCATTTCATTGCGGTGCGCAAATGTCCGGGAGGGCCGAGTCCGGGGGAAGCAGCGAGGATGCTGCGGGATCGGAAGGAAAAACTGTTCGACGATCGGACTGAGCTACAACGATACAAAAATCGGATCCAATCCGCACAGGACAGCATGAAAGAACGGATCCGGCAATTGACGGCGACGCTGTCGTCATAA
- a CDS encoding ABC transporter ATP-binding protein, with product MSRVKLSQVSKTFGEVSAVNQLDLTINEGEFFTLLGPSGCGKTTTLRMIAGFCYPTTGRILFDDQDVTRVPPHYRDTGMVFQNYALFPHMTVAENVAFGLEVRKLPKKEIAERVEQALEQVRLGGFGERRISQLSGGQQQRVALARALVIRPRILLLDEPLSNLDAHLRDEMRTEILSLQRSLGITTIYVTHDQVEALSMSDRIAVFSRGKCQQTGTPEEIYNHPKNAFVASFVGETNLVPVTVKETGADHVTVESGNHLFRVKKGEPDAVPLRTGEGSWFLSIRPEAIRLADGPGSNRVEGWVKLIQFTGTSYHCKVELGDGTVLQALFLNRPDMRGRLRDGERRFFELPEEQLRLIPNTGGGVDD from the coding sequence TTGAGCCGAGTTAAACTGTCGCAGGTTTCCAAAACATTCGGGGAAGTTTCGGCGGTCAATCAGTTGGATCTGACCATCAATGAAGGGGAGTTCTTCACCCTGTTGGGTCCAAGCGGTTGCGGGAAGACGACAACGCTGCGAATGATCGCGGGGTTTTGTTATCCGACTACCGGCCGCATCCTCTTTGACGACCAGGACGTCACTCGCGTCCCACCACATTATCGAGATACAGGAATGGTGTTTCAGAACTACGCCCTGTTTCCACACATGACCGTTGCCGAAAACGTGGCCTTTGGGCTGGAGGTGCGTAAACTCCCGAAAAAGGAGATCGCTGAAAGAGTGGAACAGGCCCTTGAGCAGGTGCGACTGGGGGGATTCGGGGAGAGGAGGATCTCCCAGCTGAGCGGGGGGCAGCAGCAGCGGGTCGCCCTCGCCCGTGCTTTGGTGATCCGCCCCCGTATTCTGCTCCTCGATGAACCCCTCAGTAACCTGGACGCTCATCTCAGGGACGAGATGCGGACGGAAATCCTGTCACTGCAGCGCTCCCTGGGAATCACCACGATCTACGTCACTCATGATCAGGTGGAGGCCTTATCCATGAGCGACCGGATCGCCGTCTTCAGCCGCGGTAAGTGCCAACAGACAGGGACACCGGAGGAGATATACAACCACCCAAAAAACGCCTTCGTCGCTTCCTTTGTCGGGGAAACTAACCTAGTTCCGGTCACAGTCAAAGAGACGGGAGCAGATCATGTGACGGTGGAAAGCGGGAACCACTTATTCCGGGTGAAGAAAGGGGAGCCAGACGCGGTTCCCCTGCGGACGGGAGAAGGGAGCTGGTTCCTCTCTATTCGCCCCGAGGCGATCCGCCTAGCCGACGGGCCCGGATCAAACAGGGTGGAAGGGTGGGTGAAACTGATCCAGTTTACGGGTACCTCCTATCACTGCAAGGTGGAGTTGGGGGACGGAACGGTGTTACAGGCTTTGTTCTTAAACCGGCCGGACATGCGGGGGAGGCTTCGTGATGGGGAAAGGCGATTCTTCGAGTTGCCGGAGGAACAGTTGCGACTGATTCCCAACACAGGGGGTGGTGTTGATGATTAA
- a CDS encoding class I adenylate-forming enzyme family protein: MDVGYMTRRIMGDLNTLEPSKCAVMLESELSWTYEELHRVSNAYGNVLRDLGVKKGDRVGILLYNCLEYFALYFAAAKIGAIAVRLNFRLASQEFEYALNDSGCKILCFHSSLADRIEPIRNAVSVEEYICLPYQGDPVPPWAKPWDVLTNGETSEITNITLEPSDPVMLMYTSGTTGRPKGALWTHANTLWFSTMQVMKWNLHADTVCMTTGPLYHVGGMEDLALPALLVGGTVVITKSGGFSIDRVVRTIEQENVTDCFLFPFMIYEMLNSSRFADFKLSRLKRIYSGGDPVMPWAIEQLNERFPHVGLVQVYGLTEGTPIAAALDPSDSRKKGHTVGKPMPLTEIKIVDDRGQSVPIGETGEICIKSPAVSQDYWQKPEATATTFVDGWCHTGDLGKIDKDGYLSIVGRKKDMIRSGGENIYPVEIEDVLIRHPAVKDVAVIGIPDPKYIETVCAVIVLKQEMKATEDDMIRFATQHLASYKKPRKVVFVKEIPRTPSGKIQKYILREKYGSTENVC; the protein is encoded by the coding sequence ATGGATGTCGGGTATATGACAAGACGAATCATGGGGGATCTCAACACGCTAGAGCCTTCCAAGTGTGCTGTAATGTTGGAAAGTGAGTTATCGTGGACGTATGAGGAGTTGCATCGGGTTTCAAATGCCTACGGAAATGTGCTTCGCGACTTGGGAGTGAAAAAAGGGGATCGAGTCGGAATCCTTCTGTATAACTGTCTAGAGTACTTCGCTCTTTATTTCGCGGCTGCAAAAATCGGGGCCATTGCCGTTCGTCTCAATTTTCGGTTGGCCAGTCAAGAGTTTGAATACGCGTTGAACGATTCAGGCTGTAAAATTCTTTGCTTTCATTCCAGTTTAGCTGATCGGATTGAACCAATACGGAATGCTGTTTCTGTTGAGGAATACATCTGTCTTCCATATCAGGGTGACCCGGTTCCACCTTGGGCCAAACCATGGGACGTATTGACGAACGGAGAAACATCGGAGATCACTAATATAACGCTTGAACCGTCGGATCCGGTGATGTTGATGTATACCTCTGGAACCACGGGACGGCCGAAGGGAGCTTTATGGACACACGCCAATACACTCTGGTTTTCGACCATGCAGGTGATGAAATGGAATTTGCATGCCGATACGGTTTGTATGACGACTGGTCCCCTTTATCATGTGGGAGGAATGGAAGATCTGGCACTGCCGGCGCTCCTGGTTGGAGGAACGGTTGTGATTACAAAAAGCGGGGGCTTCAGCATCGATCGCGTTGTACGAACAATCGAACAAGAAAATGTCACTGATTGTTTTCTATTTCCCTTTATGATTTATGAGATGTTGAACTCTTCCCGATTCGCAGATTTCAAACTTTCAAGATTGAAACGAATCTATTCTGGAGGGGATCCCGTCATGCCATGGGCAATCGAACAATTAAACGAACGTTTTCCCCATGTGGGATTGGTTCAGGTCTATGGTTTGACGGAAGGAACCCCGATTGCCGCTGCCCTTGACCCGTCTGATTCCAGGAAGAAAGGCCACACTGTCGGGAAACCGATGCCGTTAACCGAAATCAAAATCGTCGATGACCGCGGACAATCAGTTCCGATAGGAGAAACAGGCGAAATCTGCATCAAGAGTCCGGCTGTCTCACAGGATTATTGGCAAAAACCTGAGGCAACGGCAACCACTTTCGTTGACGGATGGTGTCATACAGGTGACCTTGGGAAGATCGACAAGGACGGATATCTATCGATTGTCGGCCGCAAAAAGGACATGATCAGAAGCGGTGGAGAGAACATCTATCCAGTTGAAATCGAAGACGTCTTGATTCGCCATCCTGCTGTCAAAGATGTGGCAGTAATCGGAATTCCGGATCCGAAATATATCGAAACCGTATGTGCGGTAATAGTTCTAAAACAGGAAATGAAAGCAACGGAGGATGATATGATCAGGTTTGCCACTCAACACTTGGCCAGTTATAAAAAGCCCCGGAAAGTGGTATTTGTAAAAGAAATTCCGCGGACACCTTCCGGAAAAATTCAAAAATACATTTTGAGGGAGAAATACGGGTCAACGGAAAACGTATGTTAA
- a CDS encoding MaoC/PaaZ C-terminal domain-containing protein, whose translation MFTKFLEQYQIGESWLSKGRTITEADLVMFSAFSGDWFPLHTDKEYASRTLFKQRIAHGMLVLSAATGLFQFEPGVVVAFYGMEHVRFTNPTFIGDTIHLEVKIIDNQEKDNGRGVITALQEIKKQTGETVVVATIKLMVNKSPNH comes from the coding sequence GTGTTTACAAAATTCCTGGAACAGTACCAAATAGGAGAATCTTGGTTGTCCAAAGGAAGGACGATTACGGAAGCCGATCTCGTGATGTTTTCAGCATTCAGCGGGGACTGGTTTCCCCTTCACACCGACAAGGAGTATGCGTCCAGAACGCTGTTTAAGCAGCGTATCGCTCACGGGATGCTGGTGCTTTCCGCTGCCACGGGTCTTTTTCAATTTGAACCGGGAGTGGTCGTCGCTTTCTATGGAATGGAACATGTACGTTTTACCAATCCGACCTTCATCGGAGACACGATTCATTTGGAAGTGAAGATCATCGATAATCAGGAGAAAGACAACGGGCGGGGTGTTATCACAGCGCTCCAAGAGATTAAAAAACAGACCGGTGAGACAGTGGTGGTTGCCACTATAAAACTGATGGTAAACAAGAGTCCGAATCATTAA
- a CDS encoding PIG-L family deacetylase, whose amino-acid sequence MHQFKFRTWFVFVLTIVLFVSLLTPSLPTQAQQEPDRELWKALLPLDTVISFMNTGAHPDDEQSALLAYLSLGKGVRTISVLANRGEGGQNQIGKELGNALGIIRSRELQEAAKLLNVHLFMLSEDLNDPIYDFGFSKSPEETLKKWGETLTYERLIRRIREERPDIVMPSFRDVPTEHGHHRAISELTLRAFRDAADPNVFPEQIRQGLKPWQIKKLYLPGTNGHETLRFNIGGKPDPIYGLTYPQLGEESRKMHKSQGMGRDLPVDDYFISLELVNSATGSKGKESSLFDSLPYDFADYAKQVPQPAMKQTLILLQDQYDRAIQAYPNRAHVTQEVQKALQMTRLAIRLAQVQLLNQEQKEDLLYRLQIKERQLQHASAVASKIQISLGIDREIWTLGSTSHLTLTLRNNSDQPITGIRAKPVLPGDHWKASVQPYITSLGPKRQQTIRLAMSAPVDHASFFHPYHPSIVQIDVSYRLQGQTVTQRITPDTIKQTAALLPDWGFLLSPESSMINTAKEQDTRTIHLQVTNYKNGPSQGTIHVNVPEGWKAEPAEWDVHFAKADEQQSFQVNITTPKGVKEQTYDITFEANVDGHRFNSQVQQIFYPHIGTSYYVRDAKLNLHAFSLKLPTELKIGYVESGFDDVSNQLRQAGLNVTSLTEEDLKNKDLSRYDTIVVGIRAYLSRSDLLANNQRLLDYVKNGGHVVMQYHKPEDNWKPELAPYPLTPGDPPISWRVTDETAPVTFLHPDHPIMQWPNKITSDDFGGWVQERGVYFPSSWDKEHYLPLLSISDPGEEPFASGLLVADYGKGTYIYTSLVWYRQIQAQVPGGYHMFINLVSYPHTR is encoded by the coding sequence ATGCATCAATTCAAGTTCAGAACCTGGTTTGTGTTTGTACTGACTATTGTTCTCTTCGTCAGTCTGCTGACACCTTCTCTGCCCACCCAAGCGCAGCAAGAACCGGACCGGGAACTGTGGAAAGCCCTCCTCCCTCTGGATACCGTGATTAGCTTCATGAACACGGGGGCACATCCTGACGATGAACAAAGTGCATTGCTGGCTTACCTGTCCCTCGGCAAAGGCGTACGCACCATCAGTGTGTTGGCCAATCGGGGCGAAGGGGGGCAAAATCAAATAGGCAAGGAACTCGGTAACGCGCTCGGCATCATTCGAAGCCGTGAACTTCAGGAGGCGGCCAAACTGTTAAATGTCCATCTATTTATGCTCAGCGAAGATTTAAATGACCCCATTTACGATTTCGGCTTCTCAAAATCGCCCGAAGAGACACTGAAAAAATGGGGTGAAACGTTAACCTATGAGCGGCTGATCCGACGGATACGCGAAGAGCGTCCAGACATCGTGATGCCTTCGTTCCGGGATGTCCCGACCGAACACGGACACCATCGCGCCATCTCCGAGCTGACCCTCCGTGCCTTTCGAGATGCTGCTGACCCCAACGTTTTTCCGGAGCAAATCCGGCAAGGCTTAAAACCGTGGCAAATCAAAAAACTTTACCTTCCCGGCACAAACGGCCACGAAACGCTGCGCTTTAATATCGGAGGAAAACCCGACCCGATCTACGGATTGACTTATCCTCAACTGGGCGAAGAATCGCGCAAAATGCACAAAAGCCAGGGAATGGGTCGAGACCTGCCCGTGGACGATTACTTCATTTCACTGGAATTGGTCAATTCTGCCACAGGATCCAAAGGTAAAGAGTCCTCCCTGTTTGACTCACTTCCCTACGATTTTGCGGATTATGCCAAACAAGTGCCCCAACCGGCTATGAAACAAACGCTCATCCTCCTGCAGGACCAATACGATCGTGCCATCCAGGCCTATCCCAATCGGGCCCATGTGACTCAGGAAGTGCAAAAAGCCTTGCAAATGACACGTTTAGCCATTCGCCTCGCCCAAGTACAACTGCTGAACCAAGAGCAAAAAGAGGACCTGCTCTACCGTTTGCAAATCAAAGAACGACAGCTCCAACACGCCAGCGCCGTCGCCTCGAAAATCCAAATTAGCTTGGGCATAGATCGCGAAATCTGGACGCTCGGCTCCACCTCCCATCTCACGTTAACCCTTCGTAACAATAGTGATCAGCCTATTACCGGAATCCGGGCGAAACCCGTTTTGCCGGGGGATCACTGGAAGGCGTCAGTCCAGCCATACATCACTTCCTTGGGACCCAAGCGTCAACAAACGATCCGCTTAGCCATGTCCGCTCCGGTTGACCATGCTTCCTTCTTCCATCCTTACCATCCTTCCATTGTGCAAATCGATGTCTCCTATCGCCTGCAAGGGCAAACGGTCACTCAGCGGATCACACCGGACACGATTAAACAAACTGCCGCTCTCTTGCCGGATTGGGGTTTCCTTCTCTCACCCGAGTCAAGCATGATCAATACCGCGAAAGAACAAGATACCCGAACCATTCACTTGCAAGTGACCAACTATAAAAACGGCCCCAGCCAAGGCACGATTCATGTCAACGTGCCGGAGGGCTGGAAAGCGGAACCGGCTGAATGGGATGTCCATTTTGCCAAGGCGGATGAGCAACAATCTTTCCAGGTGAACATCACCACACCCAAAGGAGTCAAGGAACAAACCTACGACATCACCTTCGAAGCCAATGTTGACGGACATCGTTTCAACTCCCAAGTGCAGCAAATCTTCTATCCACACATTGGGACCAGCTACTACGTACGCGATGCCAAACTCAATCTACATGCGTTTTCGTTGAAATTACCCACTGAGCTAAAAATAGGCTATGTGGAAAGCGGATTTGACGATGTGTCCAATCAGTTGCGGCAGGCGGGACTAAACGTTACTTCGTTAACGGAAGAGGATTTGAAAAACAAGGACTTAAGCCGATACGACACCATCGTCGTCGGTATCCGGGCTTATCTCTCGCGCTCTGATCTTTTGGCTAACAACCAGCGTTTGTTGGATTACGTAAAAAACGGTGGTCATGTTGTCATGCAGTATCACAAACCGGAGGACAACTGGAAGCCGGAACTCGCCCCATACCCGCTCACTCCCGGCGATCCTCCCATCAGTTGGAGGGTCACGGATGAAACTGCCCCCGTCACTTTCTTACATCCGGACCATCCGATTATGCAGTGGCCAAACAAAATCACCTCCGACGACTTTGGCGGATGGGTCCAAGAACGGGGTGTCTATTTCCCCTCCAGTTGGGACAAAGAGCATTATCTCCCGCTTTTGTCGATTTCCGATCCGGGGGAAGAACCTTTCGCCAGCGGATTGTTGGTCGCCGATTACGGCAAAGGCACTTACATCTATACCAGCCTAGTCTGGTACCGTCAGATTCAGGCTCAAGTACCCGGTGGTTACCACATGTTTATCAACCTTGTCAGCTACCCCCACACCCGTTGA